The following DNA comes from Lentibacillus sp. Marseille-P4043.
TAAGTCTACTGATCCGAGCCCCAGACCTCCATATTCTTCAGAAATATTAATAGCAGTTGCACCAAGCTCTGCTAGGCCTGTTCTTGTTTTGTCTAATTTCTTTGTATTGCCTTGAATAAATTCACGTGCAATATCGGTTTGTCCAGCATCATCTAAATACTTGCGCAAATATCCACGAAACATTTCCTGTTCCTCATTTAAAGCAAAATCCATTTATCTTACACCTCCATTTCAGTTAACGTCCCATATCTTTTGGTAAACCTAATACACGTTCGCCTATTGTATTTCGCTGTACTTCACTTGTACCGCCGCCAATTGTCTGGCCAAATGATGCTAGAAAATGATCTTGCCAAACCGTATCAACAGGTGCATCTTCTTTCCATAAAACTCCTCTGTGACCTTGTATTGACACCATAAAGCCGGCCATTTCTTTCGTGAGTTCACTAACCATTAATTTGTCAATAGAGCTTTCTGGACCTGGTTGCCCCTTTTTCAGTGTTGTCGTTAAATTTCGGTAGTAATTTAACAGTGATCCTCGAAACCGGGCGTAAAAACTAGCCATCTTTTGCCTCACAAATGGATCCTCAATTAACGGTTTACCATTTGCCTTGTATTCTTTTGTAAGCGCAACCATATCATTGAAACGTTTTTCAAGTGTAAACAATTCAGCGCCAATACCTGTTCGTTCATGCAGCATTAATGCAATCATGACTCTCCAACCTTTATCAACCTCACCTACGATATCAGCATCATACGCAACAGCATCCGTTAGGTACACTTCATTAAACTCCTGCTGGCCATCCATTTGCGTAATAGGTCTTGTTTCGACACCTGGCTGGTGCATGTCTAGTAAAAACGCTGTAATCCCTCGATGCTTTTTTTCCTGATTATTACTTGTTCGGGCCAGTAAAAAGCATTTATCGGCTAAATGACCAAAACTAGTCCAAACTTTCTGACCATTAATAATCCACTTATCCCCTTGTTTAACTGCGCTTGTTTTAATTGCTGACAAATCAGATCCTGCATTCGGTTCTGAATACCCCTGACACCATACCTCTTCACCTGTAACTATTTTCTTAATATACTTCTCTTTTTGTTCTTCAGTTCCAGACTGTATCAGTGTCGGCCCAACCATATGAATACCTATATAGTTTACTAGTGGCGGCGCTTCTACCCGAACCATCTCCTGATGATAGATGATTTCTTCCATTAACGTGGCATCCCGGCCGCCATACTCTTTAGGCCATGCAACTGCGGCCCATCCACCTTCATATAACGTTTTCTGCCAATCCCGTAAAAACGTTGAATACGCCTCTTTATCCTTGGGCAATTCCCTATTCCCCTCAAGCCAACCTTGAGGGAGATTTTCCTCCAGCCATGATCGTAATTCATGGCGAAATGATTCTTCTTGTTTTGAAATAGAAAAATCCATTTTGTACCGTCCTCCTCTTATCCGAATGATTACATTTTCTGTTTCAATCCACTACTGGAACCCATTGAGGAAGTGCTCTATCTTCAGTGATATCCTGCCAGGCCATCTCTACAGGCATACCAATGTAAACATTATCAGCCTTACAATCTATCACATTACACATAATCTTCACTTCTGGAACTTTTTCTAATTCAGCCTGCGCAATAATCAATGGCAAATCATCCTGAAAACCTGGTAAAAAAGGCCGATAGGAAATGACATAGGAATAGATTTTGGCCTTCACATCTCCACCCAGTTCTTCCCATATAATGTCCTGACTTCCGCACTTTGCACAACTTGGTCCAGATGGGTGTGCATAATGACCACAACTATTGCACTTTTGTAAAGCTAGTTCATGTCGATCGGCCGCATCCCAATACGGATGATTATCCTGCGTTTTGAGTGGAATTGGTTTTTGATATTCCATGATTAACCCTCCTAATTTCTAAGAATCATTGCACCAGCGATGTCTGGTCCTGCCCAGCCAGTACATATGCCAATTTCACAACTTTCGACTTGACGATCTGTTCCTTCATATTGATGGCGTAACTGCCTAACAATTTCAAGTACATTGTTCATTCCGTGCGTATAACCTTCTGACAGCATGCCACCAGCCGTATTTGTCGGCAGTTTACCACCTAAACGGAGATTGCCTTCTGCCACGAACTCTCCAACTTCTCCACGTGGGGCAAATCCATAAGCCTCCAGTTGACGCAATACGACCCAGCTAAAGCAATCATAAATGGAAGCTACGTCAATATCTTCCGGTTTCACACCTGCCGATTTATATAATCCTGGAGCTACATAATCGGAAGCTACTTGAGTTATATCGGACCAATAATGTGCATGTGGGTGACACTGTCTAGATTCCATCCCCATAATGTAGACAGGTTTTGATTTACAGTCTTTGGCTCGTTCTGCTGATGTAACAATGATTGCATTTGCTTCATCCAATTCAACACAGGAGTCGTGTATATTAAATGGATAACTGATATCAGGTGTATCCAGATATTTTTCCATTGTTAAAGGTTTTCCATGTAAAAATGCTTTCGGATTTCGCTGCGCATGTTCGTAAAAACTTACACACAAATGACCAAGATGTTCTTTTGTAATTCCTGTTTCGTGCATATGACGGGTGGCAAACATTCCAAACCATTGCGAGGGGCTTGCTGATCCGTATGGAATAATATAACTTCCACCAGGCAGCGCTGATTGTAACATGTTAGGGTCGTACCCTCTGCCTACCCGCTGTCCAGAACTACCATTCATGGAGCGGAAAATTAAAACGGTATTTAATTCCCCTGCCTCAATTAGTGCAATTGCATCGCTAATTAGCATTTCTGTACTACTTCCGCCACCATGTATATCTTTTACATACTTTGGACGGACACCTAGGTATGTTGCCAGCTGATGTGAGGTACAAGAGTCATTTTCGTTATAATTCATGAATCCATCGATATCCTGAGCGTCTAGACCAGCATCGTTAATCGCAGCCCTAGCTGCATCTAACGCCATATGCAATGGAGTTGTTCCAGAATTTCTAGAACGTTCACTTTCTCCTACGCCTACGATTGCGTAACGGTCTGTAATAGTTCCCATCTTTTAAACCTCCTTCTATAATTGCAATGTTTATCCAAAACATAATACAGCTTTACCAGATCCAACTACTTCTCCAGGTGATTTCTCTGCTTTGAGGTCTAAACCCACATAGTTCTTACCTCTTTCTTCATAAATCTTTTCTACAGTTGCCGAACAAGTAATTTCATCGCCTGGTCTAGTCATAGCCCCAAAACGCATACGAAACCGGGAAAGCTCTGCCGTGTTTCCAGCAAGCTCTTGCACATATTGGCCTAAAAATCCCATAACTAACATTCCATGAGCAATCACACCATTCATGCCAAGCTTTTGTGCAAATTCATCATCTGTATGCAATGGATTAAAATCACCAGAGGCTCCAGCATATTTTACTAATTGAACTTTCGTAACAGGTGGCTTGGTAAGGGGCTCAAGCTGCTGACCTACTTTTAATGACTCGTATTGCAATTCCGTTTTCAATAGCATGTAATACCCTCCATTCACGAAGTAGTAAGTTTGCGGTAAATAATATTTGTACGACTAATTACCACTAACTCGCCTGCATCATCTTTCATTTCTGTATCAAGAATCAAAAACTGCATGCTGCCACTTTTACCTTCACGTTCGTACAAGTCAGCAACCTTCATTTGGCAATGCAGCCGATCCCCTGGGTGAATCGATTGATAATAGATAAATTCTTGTTCGCCATGTAGCATTCTTCTAGTATCCAATTCAAGTGGAAACCCAGCTCCTTCTGAACCTACAGCCATTGGAAAAGTCGGCGGAGCAATTGGTTCACCATATGGTGTTTGTGAGGCATAATCCTCATCCGTGTATAATGGATTGGTATCACCAATTGCTTCAGCAAATTTTCGAACATGTCCTTTTTCAACTTCAAAAATATACTTTTCACCAGTTAAACCAATAACACTTTTATCTAACTCCATACCGTTACCTCCCAACCACTGATGTTTGATTTTTAGATTCATTCACAACAAGCATTGCATCCGCAGCTACAATACCTTTTTCATAAACGATAAGCGGATTAATATCTAATTCCTTTATTTCATCTTTATAATCAGATACGAGTTTAGAAACGCGTAGCAATACATCTGCAATCGCGTCAATATCAACAGGTGGTTTTCCACGTGCCCCTTTTAGGATTTTATAGCCCTTAATTTCTTCAATCATTTCAATAGCATCATTCTTTGTAATTGGCGCAACTCTGAATGAAATATCCTGAAAAATTTCTACAAAAACGCCACCAAGACCAAACATGATAACTGGTCCAAAAGCAGGGTCATTCGTAACGCCAACAATCACTTCAACCCCTTCAGGAAGCATTTGCTGGACAGAAACACCATTGATTTTTGCATTTGGTTTATAGTTTTTTGCATTTTGCATAATTTCTTTAAAGGCAACGCTTACCTCTAGATCATTTTTCAGATTTAGCTTAATAGCATTTGCCTCAGACTTATGTGGAATATCAGGTGAATCTATTTTTAAGGCAACAGGATATCCAATTTTATCCGCATGGCTAACAGCATTATCCTCTGAACTAGCCACCGCTCTCTTCGTTGTTGGAATTCCATATGATGCTAAAACATCACTTGCTTGTGATTCACTTAGCGTAGTTCCAGGCTGTAATAAACTTGATATATCTTCCTTTTTGTCCCATTCAGTCATTAACTCATCATCCGCTAGTTTCATTTTGTGATATTTTTCACTATAGTTTACTAGCTTTGCTAACGCACTGATTGGATTTAAGTTCCCTGGTATTACTGGAATACCATTTTTTTCAAGCGCTGCAGCCGAATTGGGAATGGACATCCCCTCTAAAGGAAACGTTGTCACAAACACTAACTTATCCGTGTTTTTGCATATCTCTATAAACGCTTTAACATGAGGATCATCCGCTTTCCAAGCCATCGGGAATTCGGTGAAAATAATAATATCCGTGTCTGGATCCTCAACAAGAGCCTTCAATGGCGCAAGAAATAACTCAGGGTTTGTAACGGCGGCTTCAGCAGTCAAGTCAATCGGATTTGAAGCGCTTCCATAAGACGGGATGTTTTGTTTGATTTTATCTTTTGTTTCTTCACTTAACCTATTGATTTTTAGCCCATAAGATTCGCAACGATCGGCTTCATTTATTCCTCGTCCACCTGAGCTGGTAATAAGGACAGTATTTCTACCAGTTGGAAGTTTCTTAGAAAGGAACAATTTCGAAAAGGAAATTATATCTTCATAGTCATCCGCCCTGATAATACCTGTCTGTTGGAAAAATCCATCATAGATTTTATCCGAGCCTGCCAATGATCCAGTGTGTGACGCTGCTGCCCTGCTACCTGCTGAACTCCTCCCAGATTTCATAACGATAATTGGTTTATTTTTAACTAGAGCCTGATCTGCAAGTTGCCGCAATTTATTTGGATTTTTCTCTCCCTCCAAATATCCGCTTATGACACTTGTATCTGAATCATGAATCATATACTCCATGATATCGGAAAATTCCGTTTCCACTTCATTACCTACACTTACAAAGTAATTGAAGGTTAATCCATTTTGGGCAGCCGCTATATAGGTCAGCACGCCAAATGCTCCACTTTGTGTAATAAATCCGACTTCCCTTTTGTCACTTAATGGAAGTTGGGTAAGACCTGGCGAAAAAGTTCCTACTAAACCGTTAGTAGTGTTCACTAATCCAACACAATTAGGTCCAATAATTCGGATACCATTTTCTCGGGCTATCTGTTTCATACGCTGCTGCGCTTTCATTCCTTCTTCTCCAATTTCAGAA
Coding sequences within:
- a CDS encoding MaoC family dehydratase N-terminal domain-containing protein translates to MELDKSVIGLTGEKYIFEVEKGHVRKFAEAIGDTNPLYTDEDYASQTPYGEPIAPPTFPMAVGSEGAGFPLELDTRRMLHGEQEFIYYQSIHPGDRLHCQMKVADLYEREGKSGSMQFLILDTEMKDDAGELVVISRTNIIYRKLTTS
- a CDS encoding thiolase C-terminal domain-containing protein, with the translated sequence MGTITDRYAIVGVGESERSRNSGTTPLHMALDAARAAINDAGLDAQDIDGFMNYNENDSCTSHQLATYLGVRPKYVKDIHGGGSSTEMLISDAIALIEAGELNTVLIFRSMNGSSGQRVGRGYDPNMLQSALPGGSYIIPYGSASPSQWFGMFATRHMHETGITKEHLGHLCVSFYEHAQRNPKAFLHGKPLTMEKYLDTPDISYPFNIHDSCVELDEANAIIVTSAERAKDCKSKPVYIMGMESRQCHPHAHYWSDITQVASDYVAPGLYKSAGVKPEDIDVASIYDCFSWVVLRQLEAYGFAPRGEVGEFVAEGNLRLGGKLPTNTAGGMLSEGYTHGMNNVLEIVRQLRHQYEGTDRQVESCEIGICTGWAGPDIAGAMILRN
- a CDS encoding Zn-ribbon domain-containing OB-fold protein, encoding MEYQKPIPLKTQDNHPYWDAADRHELALQKCNSCGHYAHPSGPSCAKCGSQDIIWEELGGDVKAKIYSYVISYRPFLPGFQDDLPLIIAQAELEKVPEVKIMCNVIDCKADNVYIGMPVEMAWQDITEDRALPQWVPVVD
- a CDS encoding acetate--CoA ligase family protein, encoding MADEQASYLTIEPLLKPKTVAVLGASAKKSKLGYLQVKALLDGGFQGDIYPINPKSEMITGLRCFPSLSETPKNVDLAIFCVSADKVEDCLEECGQNNVKAAIIFASGFSEIGEEGMKAQQRMKQIARENGIRIIGPNCVGLVNTTNGLVGTFSPGLTQLPLSDKREVGFITQSGAFGVLTYIAAAQNGLTFNYFVSVGNEVETEFSDIMEYMIHDSDTSVISGYLEGEKNPNKLRQLADQALVKNKPIIVMKSGRSSAGSRAAASHTGSLAGSDKIYDGFFQQTGIIRADDYEDIISFSKLFLSKKLPTGRNTVLITSSGGRGINEADRCESYGLKINRLSEETKDKIKQNIPSYGSASNPIDLTAEAAVTNPELFLAPLKALVEDPDTDIIIFTEFPMAWKADDPHVKAFIEICKNTDKLVFVTTFPLEGMSIPNSAAALEKNGIPVIPGNLNPISALAKLVNYSEKYHKMKLADDELMTEWDKKEDISSLLQPGTTLSESQASDVLASYGIPTTKRAVASSEDNAVSHADKIGYPVALKIDSPDIPHKSEANAIKLNLKNDLEVSVAFKEIMQNAKNYKPNAKINGVSVQQMLPEGVEVIVGVTNDPAFGPVIMFGLGGVFVEIFQDISFRVAPITKNDAIEMIEEIKGYKILKGARGKPPVDIDAIADVLLRVSKLVSDYKDEIKELDINPLIVYEKGIVAADAMLVVNESKNQTSVVGR
- a CDS encoding acyl-CoA dehydrogenase family protein, whose product is MDFSISKQEESFRHELRSWLEENLPQGWLEGNRELPKDKEAYSTFLRDWQKTLYEGGWAAVAWPKEYGGRDATLMEEIIYHQEMVRVEAPPLVNYIGIHMVGPTLIQSGTEEQKEKYIKKIVTGEEVWCQGYSEPNAGSDLSAIKTSAVKQGDKWIINGQKVWTSFGHLADKCFLLARTSNNQEKKHRGITAFLLDMHQPGVETRPITQMDGQQEFNEVYLTDAVAYDADIVGEVDKGWRVMIALMLHERTGIGAELFTLEKRFNDMVALTKEYKANGKPLIEDPFVRQKMASFYARFRGSLLNYYRNLTTTLKKGQPGPESSIDKLMVSELTKEMAGFMVSIQGHRGVLWKEDAPVDTVWQDHFLASFGQTIGGGTSEVQRNTIGERVLGLPKDMGR
- a CDS encoding MaoC/PaaZ C-terminal domain-containing protein, whose translation is MLLKTELQYESLKVGQQLEPLTKPPVTKVQLVKYAGASGDFNPLHTDDEFAQKLGMNGVIAHGMLVMGFLGQYVQELAGNTAELSRFRMRFGAMTRPGDEITCSATVEKIYEERGKNYVGLDLKAEKSPGEVVGSGKAVLCFG